A genomic region of Peptoniphilus sp. ING2-D1G contains the following coding sequences:
- a CDS encoding Segregation and condensation protein A (Participates in chromosomal partition during cell division. May act via the formation of a condensin-like complex containing Smc and ScpB that pull DNA away from mid-cell into both cell halves; High confidence in function and specificity): protein MEYNISLKVYEGPMDLLIDLIKKNNIDIFDIPIHLITNQFIEYIENSKKLNMELTSDFILMASTLLEIKSRMLLPKFSFEEESEEEAEDPRQDLVNKILEYEKYKEISEKLKESSQYEQKSFYKLQEDFSDIKGTDFIDDIELTDLARAFNNIIKRYKTRNAVESIVSDEYTVDVAMEQIMTLLEGNSHVKFTQLLSEYPLLEEIIIYFLSLLELIRMGKIKAHQQEDFSDIVIVRRENAK from the coding sequence ATGGAATACAATATAAGCCTAAAAGTCTATGAAGGACCCATGGATCTATTGATAGACCTGATAAAAAAGAACAACATAGACATTTTTGACATACCTATCCACTTAATAACCAACCAATTCATTGAATATATAGAAAACTCAAAAAAACTCAACATGGAGCTGACATCGGACTTCATCTTGATGGCATCTACACTTCTGGAGATAAAATCGAGAATGCTTCTTCCGAAATTCAGCTTTGAAGAGGAGTCGGAAGAAGAAGCCGAAGACCCCAGACAGGACTTGGTAAACAAGATACTGGAATACGAAAAATATAAAGAAATCTCCGAAAAACTCAAAGAATCATCACAATATGAACAAAAATCCTTCTATAAATTGCAAGAGGATTTTTCCGATATAAAGGGAACGGACTTCATAGACGATATTGAACTTACAGATCTTGCAAGAGCCTTCAACAACATAATAAAAAGATATAAAACCAGAAACGCCGTCGAAAGCATAGTATCAGATGAATATACGGTAGATGTGGCCATGGAGCAGATAATGACACTGCTTGAGGGAAATTCACACGTTAAATTTACACAGTTGCTCAGCGAATATCCTTTACTGGAAGAAATCATAATATATTTTTTGAGCCTGTTGGAACTCATAAGAATGGGAAAAATAAAAGCACATCAACAGGAAGATTTTTCCGACATTGTAATAGTGAGGCGAGAAAATGCAAAATGA
- a CDS encoding segregation and condensation protein B (Participates in chromosomal partition during cell division. May act via the formation of a condensin-like complex containing Smc and ScpA that pull DNA away from mid-cell into both cell halves; High confidence in function and specificity), producing the protein MQNEDNLISIIEGILFAWSEPVSIVDLTKVLDISANEVEDILKLMTRKYEQPSSGLRLIRLDDSYQLNTKPENYTYISKFVSDKNKRNLSNAALETLAIIAYKQPVTKLEIENIRGVKCDSTIKGLLDVGLIKIDGQLNKIGRPNIYKTTEDFLRKFGISSIEDLPEIEEDEQIKMQFMEEE; encoded by the coding sequence ATGCAAAATGAAGACAACTTAATCTCCATAATCGAAGGCATATTATTTGCATGGTCAGAACCCGTAAGCATTGTAGATCTGACAAAAGTCCTCGATATATCGGCAAATGAAGTTGAAGACATATTGAAACTCATGACCCGAAAATATGAACAACCAAGTAGCGGACTCAGGCTCATAAGACTTGACGATAGCTACCAACTAAACACAAAACCCGAAAACTACACCTACATAAGCAAATTCGTAAGCGATAAAAACAAAAGAAATCTCTCCAATGCAGCTCTCGAAACCTTGGCGATAATAGCCTATAAGCAACCCGTGACCAAATTGGAAATCGAAAACATAAGAGGTGTAAAATGCGACTCCACCATAAAGGGCCTCTTAGATGTGGGATTGATAAAAATAGACGGACAATTAAACAAAATCGGAAGGCCCAACATATATAAGACGACGGAGGATTTCCTGAGAAAATTCGGGATTTCATCCATAGAAGACCTACCCGAAATAGAAGAAGATGAACAAATTAAGATGCAATTTATGGAGGAAGAATGA
- the rluB gene encoding Ribosomal large subunit pseudouridine synthase B (The S4 domain typically occurs in a single copy at various positions in different proteins. The S4 domain can be found alone as in several small bacterial proteins (e.g. YabO from B. subtilis and YrfH from E. coli), or in association with other domains such as the N-terminal alpha helix rich globular domain found in S4 proteins, the pseudouridine synthase catalytic domain, the methylase domain, the tyrosyl-tRNA synthetases domain or the deaminase domain. It has been proposed that the S4 domain is capable of recognizing complex, unique 3D features in highly folded RNA molecules such as rRNAs, tRNAs, and untranslated regions of mRNAs; High confidence in function and specificity): protein MRLQKYMAHSGAASRRKSEEYILEGRVKVNGEVITELGYKVDPMKDKVYLDGKRLKIIREHTYIALNKPIGVFSTASDEKGRKTVTDLIDLDTRLYPVGRLDADTTGLIILTDDGEVTNKITHPKYAIEKTYIATVEGRPDKNELDILRKGVKIGQEKFNGAKLRILKSFENDTIIETVISEGKNHQVKIMYEKIGHPVKKLKRISVGEIQLGDLEIGNYRFLSEDEIRYLKGLK, encoded by the coding sequence ATGAGATTACAAAAATACATGGCACATTCAGGAGCCGCCTCTCGCAGAAAAAGTGAAGAATACATACTCGAAGGCAGAGTAAAGGTCAACGGCGAAGTAATAACCGAACTGGGATACAAAGTCGACCCCATGAAGGACAAAGTGTACTTGGACGGCAAAAGACTTAAAATAATCAGAGAACACACCTATATAGCACTGAACAAACCCATAGGAGTATTTTCCACCGCAAGCGATGAAAAGGGGCGAAAAACAGTCACTGATTTAATCGATTTGGACACAAGATTATATCCTGTGGGCAGATTGGATGCCGACACTACCGGACTCATAATTTTAACCGACGACGGAGAAGTCACAAACAAAATCACACATCCCAAGTATGCCATCGAAAAGACATACATAGCCACGGTGGAGGGAAGACCCGACAAAAACGAACTGGATATCTTGAGAAAGGGAGTAAAGATCGGTCAGGAAAAATTCAACGGAGCAAAGCTCAGAATACTCAAAAGCTTTGAAAATGACACCATAATCGAAACCGTAATATCCGAAGGCAAAAACCACCAAGTAAAGATAATGTATGAAAAAATAGGACACCCCGTAAAAAAACTAAAGAGAATATCCGTGGGAGAAATACAGCTGGGCGACTTGGAAATAGGAAACTACAGATTTTTAAGCGAAGACGAAATAAGATATCTGAAGGGTTTAAAATGA
- a CDS encoding putative rRNA methylase (Predicted S-adenosylmethionine-dependent methyltransferase involved in cell envelope biogenesis [Cell envelope biogenesis, outer membrane]; High confidence in function and specificity), with translation MKVVKFNYREIVDEIIENMDLKDSCCLDCTCGNGKDSLNILSHMDGSGFLYCCDLQKQAVENTERLLKSKEFENFKMMHKSHDEIFDEIPCKLKLIIYNLGYLPGSDKSIATKASTTIKSIDRAILKLREDGVIIVVSYLGHQGSHEERKAVDEYLKNLDQQKYKVEKREFYNQKNNPPIVYLIGGRT, from the coding sequence ATGAAAGTCGTAAAATTCAATTACAGAGAAATCGTAGATGAAATAATAGAAAACATGGACTTAAAAGACAGCTGCTGTCTCGACTGCACCTGTGGCAACGGTAAGGATTCGCTGAACATCCTCTCGCACATGGATGGAAGCGGATTTTTATATTGTTGCGACCTTCAAAAGCAAGCCGTTGAAAATACCGAAAGACTTTTAAAATCAAAGGAATTTGAAAATTTCAAGATGATGCATAAATCCCATGACGAAATTTTTGATGAAATCCCTTGTAAACTCAAACTCATAATATACAACCTCGGGTACCTGCCCGGATCGGACAAAAGCATAGCAACAAAGGCAAGCACCACAATTAAATCCATAGACAGGGCGATTTTAAAACTAAGGGAAGACGGAGTGATAATAGTAGTATCATACTTGGGACATCAGGGCTCCCATGAAGAAAGAAAAGCCGTGGACGAATATTTAAAAAACCTCGACCAACAAAAATACAAAGTGGAAAAAAGAGAGTTTTATAACCAAAAAAACAACCCGCCCATAGTATATTTAATAGGAGGCAGAACATGA
- a CDS encoding putative flavoprotein (High confidence in function and specificity) translates to MKKVAVIGGGPSGMIAAYFAAKKNNVELFEQNEKLGKKLYITGKGRCNITNDKDISEFFDEISRNEKFLYSAFYSFTNRDLISLLKENGLDTIVERGGRVFPKSQKSSDVIKTYEKMLKKNAVKVHLNHKITNIAKKDDIFTLNDTMEFDSVIIATGGYSYRSTGSTGDGYKFAKHFGIKVEELRPALVPVELEDDFLDRLSGLTLKNIELIAKSGKKEIHREFGELLFAHFGISGPVALRMSNIINRKENINLFIDLKPALDQKTLDDRILRDFHEFTNKNIDNGLTKLLPKNLIPVVLELSDIDPQKTINEITKEERLSLVKTIKNMPLKYKSLMDINASIVTSGGISTEEINPSTMQSLKIPNLYFCGEVIDVEGFTGGFNLQIANSTGYLAGISV, encoded by the coding sequence ATGAAGAAAGTTGCAGTTATCGGAGGAGGACCCTCGGGAATGATTGCAGCTTATTTTGCTGCAAAAAAAAATAACGTTGAACTCTTTGAACAAAATGAAAAACTCGGCAAAAAACTGTACATAACAGGCAAGGGAAGATGTAACATCACCAATGACAAAGACATCTCGGAATTTTTCGATGAAATCTCAAGAAATGAAAAATTCCTTTATTCCGCATTCTATTCCTTCACCAACAGAGATTTGATATCCCTCTTAAAAGAAAACGGATTGGACACCATAGTTGAAAGAGGCGGAAGAGTTTTCCCCAAAAGCCAAAAATCCTCAGACGTGATAAAAACCTATGAAAAAATGTTGAAGAAAAATGCGGTAAAAGTTCATCTGAATCATAAAATTACAAATATCGCAAAAAAAGACGACATATTTACTTTAAACGACACCATGGAGTTTGACAGCGTGATAATAGCCACAGGAGGATATTCCTACAGATCCACAGGCTCCACAGGTGACGGATACAAATTTGCAAAGCACTTTGGCATAAAAGTTGAAGAATTAAGGCCCGCCCTTGTACCCGTTGAATTGGAAGATGATTTCCTTGACAGGCTTTCAGGGCTTACACTTAAAAACATAGAGCTGATTGCAAAATCCGGCAAAAAAGAAATTCACAGAGAATTCGGCGAACTTTTATTTGCGCACTTCGGAATAAGCGGGCCCGTAGCCCTCAGAATGTCAAACATCATCAACAGAAAAGAAAACATAAATCTCTTTATAGACTTAAAACCCGCCTTGGATCAAAAGACCTTGGACGACAGAATATTAAGAGACTTTCATGAATTCACAAACAAAAACATAGACAACGGACTCACCAAACTGCTCCCGAAAAATTTAATACCCGTAGTACTTGAACTTTCAGACATAGACCCGCAAAAAACCATAAACGAAATCACCAAAGAAGAAAGGCTGAGCTTAGTCAAGACCATAAAAAACATGCCCCTTAAATACAAATCCCTCATGGATATAAATGCCTCCATAGTAACCAGCGGAGGAATATCCACGGAAGAGATAAACCCATCCACCATGCAATCACTCAAAATCCCCAATTTATACTTCTGCGGCGAAGTAATTGACGTGGAGGGTTTCACAGGAGGATTTAATCTTCAGATAGCAAACTCCACGGGATATCTTGCGGGAATATCGGTATAA
- the cmk gene encoding Cytidylate kinase (Cytidylate kinasecatalyses the phosphorylation of cytidine 5'-monophosphate (dCMP) to cytidine 5'-diphosphate (dCDP) in the presence of ATP or GTP; High confidence in function and specificity), with amino-acid sequence MYSIAIDGPAGSGKSTIAKLIADKLNISYIDTGSMYRALALKTLKLNIRLEDEKALGDMLDNTDIDYEEGKIYIDGEDVSDKIRGDEVSALASDISKNFAVREYLVHIQREISKRRSVVMEGRDIGTVVLPHADYKFYLTADLNIRAKRRYEQLLAKGEKTTLEEVQESIKQRDTQDMNRKNSPLKQAQDALLVDNSHMDLNQTLEYILNTIRGKNAL; translated from the coding sequence ATGTACTCAATAGCTATAGATGGACCGGCAGGAAGCGGGAAAAGCACAATAGCAAAGCTCATTGCCGACAAACTCAATATTTCCTATATAGACACAGGTTCAATGTACAGAGCCTTGGCACTTAAGACCCTGAAACTGAACATCCGGTTGGAAGATGAAAAAGCCCTCGGGGATATGTTGGACAACACCGATATAGACTATGAAGAGGGAAAAATCTACATTGACGGCGAAGACGTTTCAGATAAAATAAGAGGAGATGAAGTATCCGCACTTGCATCTGACATTTCAAAAAATTTCGCAGTTAGAGAATACTTGGTCCACATCCAAAGAGAAATCTCGAAAAGACGATCAGTAGTCATGGAGGGAAGGGATATCGGCACAGTGGTACTGCCCCATGCCGACTATAAATTCTATCTCACCGCCGACTTGAATATAAGAGCCAAGAGACGATATGAACAACTTCTTGCCAAGGGAGAAAAAACCACCTTGGAGGAAGTACAGGAGAGCATTAAGCAAAGAGACACACAGGACATGAACAGAAAAAACTCACCCTTAAAACAGGCACAGGACGCTTTGCTCGTGGACAACAGCCACATGGATTTAAATCAGACATTGGAATACATATTGAACACAATAAGAGGTAAAAATGCTTTATAA
- the plsC gene encoding 1-acyl-sn-glycerol-3-phosphate acyltransferase (This family contains acyltransferases involved in phospholipid biosynthesis and other proteins of unknown function. This domain is found in tafazzins, defects in which are the cause of Barth syndrome; a severe inherited disorder which is often fatal in childhood and is characterised by cardiac and skeletal abnormalities. Phospholipid/glycerol acyltransferase is not found in the viruses or the archaea and is under represented in the bacteria. Bacterial glycerol-phosphate acyltransferases are involved in membrane biogenesis since they use fatty acid chains to form the first membrane phospholipids; High confidence in function and specificity), whose product MLYKILRILVLIIFKIIFRCEIIGAEKIPANTPVIISPNHKSNFDPFLVSALVKPQIHWIAKKELFEFKPLGALIYAVGGFPIDREKSNIKAIKTAMNILKNNKILGLFPEGTRVKKPDFENPKSGVALIAHRTKSTVVPMYIDGNYTPFKKMKLIVRDPMDLSKLPKAEQKDYDSISLDILKSIYGVDENKNYIS is encoded by the coding sequence ATGCTTTATAAAATACTGCGAATACTGGTATTGATAATTTTTAAGATAATATTCAGATGTGAAATCATCGGAGCGGAAAAAATACCCGCAAACACACCCGTGATAATATCGCCCAACCACAAGAGCAACTTCGATCCCTTTTTAGTATCGGCACTGGTAAAACCTCAAATTCACTGGATAGCAAAAAAAGAACTCTTTGAATTCAAACCCTTAGGCGCACTTATATATGCCGTCGGGGGATTTCCCATAGATAGAGAAAAATCCAATATCAAAGCCATAAAGACCGCAATGAATATATTGAAGAACAATAAAATACTCGGTCTTTTTCCTGAAGGCACAAGAGTCAAAAAACCCGACTTCGAAAATCCAAAATCGGGAGTAGCATTAATCGCTCACAGGACAAAATCCACAGTAGTGCCCATGTACATAGACGGAAACTACACACCCTTCAAAAAAATGAAGCTCATCGTAAGAGACCCCATGGATTTATCGAAACTGCCAAAAGCGGAGCAAAAAGATTACGATAGCATATCCTTGGACATATTAAAGTCCATATATGGAGTTGATGAAAATAAAAATTATATTAGCTGA
- a CDS encoding putative 4-hydroxy-3-methylbut-2-enyl diphosphate reductase (Converts 1-hydroxy-2-methyl-2-(E)-butenyl 4-diphosphate into isopentenyl diphosphate (IPP) and dimethylallyl diphosphate (DMAPP); High confidence in function and specificity), translating to MELMKIKIILADHMGFCGGVKRAVELAKKNAGEGVYSLGDIVHNQRVVQDLKDLGVTALQDYRDIENSKIIIRSHGVHKSIIEELKQRGNEIIDCVCPKVKNIYDIVAKARNEGYNVIIFGDPHHPEVIGINSHAEDEAVIISSEEEVNNIKKGKSIIVSQTTNDENKYKKIVKLIKDISKDEILVYNTICSATRLRQDSVRELSAKVEAVMVLGGKNSSNTKKLAEVAKENCKNVYLIESINDLGYNKLKKFNKIGITAGASTPDTVIKEAVCSMENFDNTEMMEAIESSFKRIRRGEVVEGEVLFVNENEVMVNIGYRSDGIISREEISKDPEVKPQDVFKPGDKIQVYVMKIDDGDGNVVLSAKRVESMKVWDDVEELFKNKEKVEVEVKSVVKGGLIADLEDLKAFIPASHVSVRFQKDLSKYVSKKLVCEIIDFDKANRKIVLSRKNVEAEELEAKRSSVYETLKVGDIIEGTVQRLTNFGAFVDVGGVDGLIHISELSWNRVKHPSDVVSPGQKVEVKVLNVDEEKNRIALGLKQTTKKPWDVFVDSVAVGDVVEGKVVNLLEFGAFVRLESGVDGLLHVSQIAKEHVEKPSDKLEIGQEVTAKVTDINEEEKKISLSIKALLEPKVEPKEEVVEEIPAEEVQEEEVVEEKPKAQEKHAETTSEQDNSSNKNLNTDLGDLLGKLKFD from the coding sequence ATGGAGTTGATGAAAATAAAAATTATATTAGCTGATCACATGGGATTTTGTGGAGGAGTAAAAAGAGCCGTGGAGCTGGCGAAGAAAAATGCCGGCGAAGGAGTCTACTCCTTAGGCGATATCGTTCATAACCAAAGAGTGGTACAGGACCTTAAGGATTTGGGAGTTACCGCCCTACAGGATTATCGAGATATCGAAAACTCAAAAATCATAATAAGATCCCACGGAGTTCACAAAAGCATAATAGAAGAGCTCAAGCAGCGGGGCAATGAAATAATAGACTGCGTATGTCCCAAAGTCAAAAACATTTATGATATAGTGGCAAAAGCACGAAATGAGGGATATAATGTAATAATCTTCGGAGATCCGCACCACCCTGAAGTCATAGGCATCAATTCCCATGCCGAAGACGAAGCGGTGATAATATCATCCGAAGAAGAAGTAAACAATATAAAAAAGGGAAAATCAATAATAGTTTCCCAGACCACCAATGATGAAAACAAATATAAAAAGATTGTAAAACTTATAAAAGATATTTCAAAAGATGAAATTTTAGTTTATAATACTATTTGTAGCGCAACAAGGCTCAGACAGGACTCCGTAAGAGAACTTTCCGCAAAAGTTGAAGCGGTTATGGTCCTTGGAGGAAAAAACAGTTCCAACACCAAAAAATTAGCCGAAGTTGCCAAAGAAAACTGTAAAAATGTATATTTAATAGAGTCAATAAATGACCTTGGATATAATAAATTAAAAAAATTTAATAAAATAGGTATTACCGCCGGGGCATCGACACCGGATACGGTAATCAAGGAGGCTGTTTGTAGTATGGAAAATTTTGACAACACTGAGATGATGGAAGCTATCGAAAGCTCTTTTAAGAGAATTAGAAGAGGCGAAGTAGTAGAAGGAGAAGTTCTTTTCGTAAATGAAAATGAAGTTATGGTAAATATCGGATACAGATCCGACGGTATAATTTCAAGAGAAGAAATCTCAAAAGATCCCGAAGTAAAACCGCAAGACGTGTTCAAACCGGGCGACAAAATTCAAGTTTATGTCATGAAAATTGACGATGGAGACGGAAACGTAGTTCTTTCTGCCAAAAGAGTTGAAAGCATGAAAGTCTGGGACGATGTAGAAGAACTATTCAAAAACAAAGAAAAAGTTGAAGTTGAAGTAAAATCGGTAGTAAAAGGCGGACTTATAGCGGATCTTGAAGATCTAAAAGCATTTATACCCGCATCTCATGTATCAGTTAGATTTCAAAAAGACTTGTCAAAATATGTTTCTAAAAAATTGGTATGCGAAATAATCGACTTCGATAAAGCAAATAGAAAAATCGTTCTTTCAAGAAAGAACGTTGAAGCTGAAGAACTTGAAGCAAAGAGATCTTCAGTATATGAAACTCTAAAAGTCGGAGATATAATAGAAGGAACAGTACAAAGACTGACCAACTTCGGCGCCTTTGTAGACGTGGGCGGAGTAGACGGACTCATCCATATATCTGAACTATCATGGAACAGAGTCAAACACCCCTCAGACGTAGTATCACCGGGTCAAAAAGTAGAAGTAAAAGTGCTAAACGTAGACGAAGAAAAAAACAGAATAGCACTTGGCTTAAAGCAAACCACCAAAAAACCCTGGGACGTATTTGTAGACTCAGTAGCAGTGGGAGACGTAGTAGAAGGCAAAGTAGTCAATCTGCTTGAATTCGGAGCCTTCGTAAGACTTGAATCCGGAGTTGACGGACTGTTGCACGTTTCTCAAATCGCCAAAGAACACGTTGAAAAACCATCGGACAAACTTGAAATCGGACAAGAAGTCACAGCAAAAGTAACCGACATCAACGAAGAAGAAAAGAAGATATCCCTATCGATTAAAGCTCTTTTAGAACCTAAAGTTGAACCCAAAGAAGAAGTAGTTGAAGAAATTCCCGCAGAAGAAGTTCAAGAGGAAGAAGTAGTTGAAGAAAAACCGAAAGCACAAGAAAAACACGCTGAAACCACAAGCGAACAAGACAACTCTTCAAACAAAAACCTCAACACCGATCTCGGAGACCTTTTAGGAAAACTGAAATTCGACTGA
- a CDS encoding Hypothetical protein (Family membership), whose product MKAVITFIGNDQIGIVHKATAILVKYNLNIVDINQTIMDNYFTMIMLVDISKSTVEFSEIVEAYKELGEEIGMYIKVQHEDIFNAMHQI is encoded by the coding sequence ATGAAAGCAGTAATAACCTTTATCGGAAACGACCAAATCGGCATAGTGCATAAAGCCACCGCCATCCTTGTAAAATACAACCTAAACATCGTAGACATAAACCAAACCATCATGGATAACTATTTCACCATGATAATGCTCGTGGACATATCTAAATCCACGGTGGAATTCAGCGAAATCGTAGAAGCCTACAAAGAACTGGGCGAAGAAATAGGAATGTACATCAAAGTACAACACGAAGACATCTTCAACGCAATGCATCAAATATAG
- a CDS encoding Hypothetical protein (High confidence in function and specificity): MDNKKILETIKMLEQEHLDIRTVTMGISLIDCIDSDHKKANQKIYDKMMHHTEKLVETTSQISQLYGIPIINNRISVTPISIIAGATDLTDYTPYAQTLDKVAKEVGVDFVGGFSALVHKGFNKSDYTLIDSIPQALSTTDYVCSSVNVGSTKTGINMDAVALMGQKIIELAQLTKEKDSIGCAKLVVFANAVEDNPFMAGAFHGVGEPDSTINVGVSGPGVVKCALENVRGKTFDEVAETIKKTAFKITRMGELVGREVSAKLNTTFGIIDLSLAPTPAVGDSVARILEEIGIDTVGGHGTTAALAMLNDAVKKGGIMASSHVGGLSGAFIPLSEDEGMISAAKSGHLSFDKLEAMTSVCSVGLDMIAIPGDTPKETISAIIADEAAIGVINNKTTAVRVIPVIGKTVGEEAQFGGLLGYAPIMDIGANSSKRFIERGGLIPAPIHSFKN; the protein is encoded by the coding sequence ATGGACAACAAAAAAATACTCGAAACCATCAAAATGCTCGAACAGGAGCACCTCGACATAAGAACGGTGACCATGGGCATATCCCTAATAGATTGCATAGACTCCGATCACAAAAAAGCCAATCAAAAAATCTACGACAAAATGATGCACCACACCGAAAAACTCGTAGAAACCACATCTCAGATATCACAACTTTACGGCATACCCATAATCAACAACAGAATATCCGTAACACCCATATCCATAATCGCAGGAGCAACAGACTTAACGGACTACACACCCTATGCCCAAACACTGGACAAAGTAGCCAAGGAAGTAGGAGTGGACTTTGTAGGCGGATTTTCGGCATTGGTACATAAAGGCTTCAACAAATCAGACTACACACTCATAGACTCCATACCACAGGCACTTTCCACCACGGACTACGTATGCTCATCAGTAAACGTCGGCTCCACAAAAACAGGCATCAACATGGACGCAGTAGCCCTCATGGGACAAAAAATCATAGAACTGGCACAACTCACCAAGGAAAAAGACTCCATAGGCTGTGCAAAACTCGTAGTATTTGCCAACGCGGTGGAAGACAACCCCTTCATGGCGGGAGCCTTTCACGGAGTAGGAGAACCCGACAGCACCATCAACGTGGGAGTATCCGGACCGGGAGTAGTCAAATGCGCCCTTGAAAACGTCAGAGGCAAAACCTTTGACGAAGTAGCGGAAACCATCAAAAAAACAGCCTTCAAAATCACCCGCATGGGCGAACTCGTAGGACGAGAAGTATCCGCAAAACTCAACACCACCTTCGGCATCATAGACCTGTCCTTAGCACCCACACCCGCAGTAGGCGACAGCGTAGCACGAATATTGGAAGAAATAGGCATAGACACCGTAGGAGGACATGGCACCACAGCAGCCCTCGCAATGCTCAACGACGCAGTCAAAAAAGGAGGCATAATGGCATCATCACACGTAGGAGGTCTCTCAGGAGCCTTCATACCCCTATCGGAAGACGAAGGAATGATATCCGCGGCAAAATCAGGACACCTGAGCTTTGATAAATTAGAAGCCATGACATCGGTCTGCTCCGTAGGACTGGACATGATAGCCATCCCCGGCGACACACCCAAGGAAACCATCTCCGCCATCATAGCCGACGAAGCGGCCATAGGAGTGATAAACAACAAAACCACAGCCGTAAGAGTAATACCCGTCATAGGCAAGACCGTAGGAGAAGAAGCACAATTCGGAGGGCTGCTGGGATATGCGCCCATCATGGACATAGGAGCTAACAGCTCAAAAAGATTTATCGAAAGAGGCGGACTCATACCCGCCCCCATTCACAGCTTTAAAAACTAA